A single window of Salmo salar chromosome ssa21, Ssal_v3.1, whole genome shotgun sequence DNA harbors:
- the LOC106582253 gene encoding neuromedin-U isoform X2 — translation MSTSYLQHLCILQLVWCLGCWKATEASPYKECEHGIAFRRGPGIQTDVGDMMGRDQNEEQVQNVFKRFLFHYSKANSVDSVQHASHSVHPLMRLSPKLSQRRKKQLMLLHSDV, via the exons ATGAGCACTTCGTATCTTCAACACCTTTGCATACTTCAATTGGTCTGGTGCCTTGGATGTTGGAAGGCGACAG AGGCTAGTCCATACAAAGAGTGTGAACATGGAATTGCTTTCAGAAGG GGTCCTGGGATCCAGACTGATGTTGGTGATATGATGGGGAGAGATCAGAATGAG GAGCAAGTTCAGAATGTTTTCAAAAGA TTCCTGTTTCACTATTCAAAGGCCAACTCGGTAGACTCTGTACAGCATGCG TCCCATTCAGTGCACCCGCTGATGCGCCTGTCACCCAAACTGTCTCAGAGGAGAAAGAAGCAGCTCATGCTTTTG CACTCTGATGTGTGA
- the LOC106582253 gene encoding neuromedin-U isoform X1, giving the protein MSTSYLQHLCILQLVWCLGCWKATEASPYKECEHGIAFRRGPGIQTDVGDMMGRDQNEEQVQNVFKRFLFHYSKANSVDSVQHASHSVHPLMRLSPKLSQRRKKQLMLLKHSDV; this is encoded by the exons ATGAGCACTTCGTATCTTCAACACCTTTGCATACTTCAATTGGTCTGGTGCCTTGGATGTTGGAAGGCGACAG AGGCTAGTCCATACAAAGAGTGTGAACATGGAATTGCTTTCAGAAGG GGTCCTGGGATCCAGACTGATGTTGGTGATATGATGGGGAGAGATCAGAATGAG GAGCAAGTTCAGAATGTTTTCAAAAGA TTCCTGTTTCACTATTCAAAGGCCAACTCGGTAGACTCTGTACAGCATGCG TCCCATTCAGTGCACCCGCTGATGCGCCTGTCACCCAAACTGTCTCAGAGGAGAAAGAAGCAGCTCATGCTTTTG AAGCACTCTGATGTGTGA